The Ancylobacter sp. SL191 nucleotide sequence AGAAGGCGGGCATCCTCAAGCGCGGCGTGCCGGCGGTGATCGCCCAGCAGCCGCGCGAGGCGCTGGCCGTCATTGAGCGGCAGGCGGGCCGGCTCGGCGTGCCGCTCACCGTCATGGGGGAGGGCTTCCAGGCCCATGAGGAAGGTGGCCGCCTGGTGGTGCAGGATGAGGACGGGTTGATCGACCTGCCGCGCCCGCGCCTCGTCGGCCCGCACCAGATCGGCAATGCCGGGCTGGCGGTGGAGACGCTGCGCATCGCCGGGCAGCGCGATCCGGCGCTGCGCCTGCCCTTCGCCGCCTTCGAGGATGGCATGCGCCAGGCGAACTGGCCGGCGCGATTGCAGCGGCTCGGGCCGGGCCCGCTCACCCAGCGCGCGCCCGAGGGTGTCGATGTCTGGCTCGATGGCGGGCACAATGCCGCCGGCGGGCAGGCGCTGGCCGCCGCGCTGGCGGATCTGGAAGACCGCGTGTCGCGCCCGCTGGTGATGATCGTCGGCATGCTCGGCTCGAAGGATTCCGGCACCTTTCTCGCGCCCTTCGCCGGGCTGGCGCGCGAGCTCATCGCCGTGCCGGTGCCGGGCGAGCACAAGGGCCAGCCGCCGGACGCCGTCGCGGCGGCGGCAAGCGCGCATGGCATCAGCGCCTCGACGGCGGTGAGCGTCGCGGCGGCGCTGGAAAGTCTGGGTATATCGGGGACGGTGTCCGCCGGCCCGGCGCCGCGCGTGCTGATCGCCGGCTCGCTCTATCTCGCCGGGGCGGTGCTGGCCGAGAATGGCAGCCTGCCGGATTAGGCAAGCCGCGGCGTTCTGGATGGGAAGCGCAGGCGCGCAGGCGTAGTGATCCCGGACCGGCCCCGCGGACCGGCCGGGATGACGCCATCGGCAATCGCCAGGGGCCGCCGGTCTCGCGCGGAGCCGGCGCCCGTCGACAGGCCGGCTCCGCTCAGCGCGGGGCCAGCACCATGATCATCTGCCGACCTTCGAGCGAAGGCTCCGCCTCGACCTTGGCGATCGTGGCGAGTTCTTCCTTCACGCGGTTCAGCAGCTTGTAGCCGAGTTCCTGGTGCGCCATCTCGCGACCGCGGAAGCGCAGGGTGATCTTCACCTTGTCGCCTTCCTCGAAGAAGCGGTGGATCGCCTTCATCTTCACCTCATAGTCGTGGGTGTCGATGCCGGGACGCAGCTTGATTTCCTTGATCTCGACGATGTGCTGCTTCTTGCGCGCCTCGTTGGCCTTCTTCTGGTTCTGGTACTTGAAGCGGCCGTAATCGAGGATCTTGCAGACCGGCGGCACGGAATTCGGCGCGATCTCGACCAGATCGAGGCCGGCTTCCTGCGCACGCAGAATGGCGTCCCGGGTCTGGATGACGCCGAGATTCTGCCCATCCTGGTCGATGAGCTGCACTTCGCGGATCCGGATGTCTTCGTTGACGCGCGGACCGTCCTTTTCCGGCGCGACGGGTCTCATGGGGCGACGAATGGCGTCTTCTCCTCTGCCATTTCAGAAAGTGCGTCTCATCGCGCCGCGAATTCTTGCCGGCCGGCTCGTTTCTGCGCGCGTAAAACGGTCGCAGAAGATCGTGACAAACCCGGCAGAAGTCAACGGCATGACGAAACGGAAAATACCCAAAGTTGCGCCTTGAGGGCAAAGTTGGGGCCCGGCGGGGCCGCGCGCGTGCCGAAGCTCTTGCGCCGCCGCCCGGCGCCTGTAGGGGAATGTGGCGTCGCCGGCACGAATCGCAAGAAGCTGTGCCGGCCAAGAGCCCCGCGACGGCGCGCCGTCCGAAGGACGAGGACCGTGATGACCGCCACCGACACGCCGCCCGACTTCCTCGACGTTGGCGCGGATGCCCGCCGCATCGCCCTGCGCCACACGCCCGGCACGCCAGATGCCGGCCCCGGCGTGCTCTGGTGCGGCGGCTATCTCTCGGACATGCGCGGCACCAAGGCCGAGCGCCTCGCGCAGTGGGGCGCGGGCGTCGGCCGCGCGGTGATGCGCTTCGACTATTCCGGCCATGGCGAGTCGGAGGGCGCCTTCATCGACGGCACGATCTCGCGCTGGGCGGAGGAGGCGCTTGCCGTGTTCGACCGCGCGACCACCGGCCCGCAGATCGTCGTCGGCTCCTCCATGGGCGGCTGGATCGCGCTGCTGCTCGCGCGCGCGCTCGCCGCGCGCGGGGAGAGCCAGCGCCTCGCCGGTCTCGTGCTCATCGCCCCGGCGCCGGATTTTTCCGAAGAGCTGATGTGGAACGCGATGACGCCGGAGATCCGCGCCGAGATCGAGCAGACGGGCGTGTGGTATCGGAAATCCGACTATGGCGAGCCGACCCCGATCACCCGCGCCTTCATCGAGGACGGCCGCCGCAACCTCGTGCTGGGCAGCCCCTTCGCCGTCGGGTGCCCGGTGCGCATCCTGCAGGGCGTGGCCGATGATGTGGTGCCCTGGCAGCACGCGATGAAGCTCGTCACCTGCCTCGCCGAGGACGATGTGGTCATCACGCTGGTGAAGGACGGCGATCACCGCCTCTCCCGCGAAGAGGACATTGCCCGCATCATCGAGGCGGTGGAGACGGTGGCGTAGCGGCCTGCGTCCGCGCCTCAGGGCGCGGCGCGCAGGAAGATGAGTTCGCTGGTGTCGTAGCGTCGGCGCTCCAGCTCCTCGAAGCCATCGGGCGCGGCGAAGGCGGCCTCGACCGATTCCTCGACGACGATCAGCGCCTCGGGCGCCAGCCAGCCGCCGTCGCGCGCGCTGGTGAGCGCCGCCACCGCGAGGCCGCGCCCATAGGGCGGGTCGCAGAAGACGAGATCGAAGGCGTCACTGGCGAAGGCGGTGCCGAGCTTGGTGGCGTCGCGCCGGAAGATGCGGGTGACGCCGCCGAGGCCGAGCGCCTCGACATTGGCCCGGATCAACCCGCGCGGCTCGGTCGCCTCATCGACGAAGACGGCGAATTTCGCCCCGCGCGAGATCGCTTCCAGCCCCAGCGCGCCCGTGCCGGCGAACAGGTCGAGCACGCGCGCGCCGTCCGCCGGGTCGCCATAGGCATGGGCGAGCACGTTGAACAGCGCCTCGCGCAGCCGATCCGAGGTCGGCCGCGTGGCGTTGGAGGAGGGGCCGCTAAGCGTGCGACCCTTGAAGCGCCCGCCGACGATGCGCACGGCTCAGCCTCGACGCTCAGGCGCGCGGGGGACGGCCGGGACGCCCGCCCGGCTTGCCACCCGAAGGCCTGCCACCCGAGGGCTTGCCACCGGAGGGGCGGCCACCCGACGGCTTGCCGCCGAAGGATTTGCCGCCAGAAGGCTTGTCACCGAAGGATTTGCCACCCGCCGGACGCCCGCCCGGCTTGTCGCCGAAGGACTTTCCACGCGGCTTGTCACCGAACGGCCGGTCACCGAACGATTTGCCGGCCGGGCGGTCGCCACGCGGACGATCCCCGGCGGGGCGCTCGCCGCGCGGCTTGTCGCCGAAGGAACGAGCGGGCCGGTCGGCGAAGTTCTTGGCGCCGTAATTGCGCGCGGGACGGTCACCCTCCTCGCGGCGCGGGCGCTCCTCGCGCGGCGCGCGCTCGGTGTCACCGCTGCCGGCCAGCTTGGCGAAGCGCGGACGGCGGGTGCGGTTCTCTTCCGACTTCACTCGCCCGCTGAACGGACGGTCGCTGTCGGCCCCGCGATAGGGACGCCCACCTTCAGGACGCGGCGCGCGCTCGCGGAACGGACGGTCACCCTCGGCGCGGGGCGCCCGCTCGCGGAAGGGACGGTCACCCTCGGCACGGGGCGCGCGCTCACGGAACGGGCGGTCACCTTCAGGACGGGGCGCACGCTCACGGAACGGACGGTCGCCCTCGGGACGCGGCGCGCGCTCGCGGAACGGACGGTCGCCCTCGGCACGCGGCGCCCGCTCGCGGAAAGGACGGTCGCCCTCGGCGCGGGGCGCCCGCTCGCGGAAGGGACGGTCACCCTCGGGACGGGGCGCACGCTCGCGGAACGGACGGTCACCCTCGGCGCGGGGCGCACGCTCACGGAACGGACGGTCACCCTCGGCACGCGGGGTGCGCTCACGGAACGGGCGGTCGCCCTCAGGACGGGGGGCGCGCTCACGGAACGGACGGTCGCCCTCGGCGCGGGGAGCCCGCTCACGGAACGGACGGTCGCCCTCGGCGCGGGGAGCGCGCTCGCGGAACGGACGGTCACCCTCACTGCGAATAGGGCGGTCCTCCGTGCTGCGGGCAGGGCGCTCGCTGCGGCCGCGGAAGGTGCGCTCGCCGCCGCGTTCCTCGTAGTCGGCGCGCGGGGCGCGGTCCTCGGCGTCACGCGGGCGGGAGGGACGCGGGCCGGCGGCCTTGCGGTCGCGGCTCGGGCCACGGCCGGGGCGCTCGGGGCGGCGCTCATCGCGGAACGGGCGCTCCTCCTCGGTGGGCGCCGGCTCGGTGGAGCGCACGCGCTGCACCAGCACCTTGCGGCCCTTGCGGTCGGCGACGAGGCCGGAACTCACGGTCTTGTCCGGGCCGGCCTCGGTGTCGATCGGGCGGCGGCGCGGGCGATCCTCGGCGCCTTCCACCTTGGCGTAGCGCGCCTTGGAGGGCTTGCGCGGCGCCTCGTCCTCGACCGCGTGGTCGAACACCGGGCCCTCGAAATCAGCGCCGGCGGCGGCGGCAAGCTCCGGGCCGAGCTGGTCCATGAGGATGCGCGTGCGCACTTCCTCCACCGCGCCCTGCACAATCTCGCCGAGCTGGAACGGGCCATAGGAAAGGCGGATCAGCCGGTTCACGTCGAGGCCGAGGCTGCCGAGAACGTTACGCACCTCGCGGTTCTTGCCCTCGCGCAGCGCCAGCGTCAGCCACACATTGGCGCCCTGCACGCGGTCAAGCACCGCCTCGATCGGCCCGTAATGCACGCCGTCCACCGTGATGCCGGCGATCAGCGCGTCGAGCTTGTCCTGGGTGATGTCGCCCTTGGCGCGCACCCGGTAGCGGCGCAGCCAGCCGGTCTCCGGCAGCTCCAGCACGCGGGCGAGGCCGCCATCATTGGTGAGCAGGATCAGACCCTCGGTGTTGAGGTCGAGCCGGCCGACCGAGACCAGCCGCGGCAGGCCGCCGGGCAGGATCTCGAACAGGGTCGGGCGCCCCTCGGGGTCGTAATTGGTCGTCACCACGCCCTTGGGCTTGTGGTAAAGATAGAGCCGCGTGCGCTCCTTCTCCGGCAGCTTCACGCCGTCCACCGTGATGGTGTCTTCCGCCGTCACCGTGCGGGCCGGGCTCTCCAGCACCTCGCCATTGACCGCGACACGACCGGCGAGGATCCATTCCTCGATCTCGCGGCGCGAGCCGAGGCCGGCGCGGGCGACGACCTTGGCGATGCGCTCAGCCTCGCGCGGTTCGGCCGGCGCCAGCGCGCGGGGGGCGCGCGGCACGCGATTCTGTTCCTTGCGGGGCGGGGTATTCTTGGGCATGGGATGCGGCCGTCCGGGGCTACGCGCCGGGCGAAAAGGCGCCGGGCGTCTCAAGCGATATCTGTAATGGGTCGCGGGTGCTAGCACGTCCGGGGCCGCGAGGCGAGCTTTTACGGGAGGACGCGCGCGGTGACGGGACGCTCGAGCTTCATGACACGAGCGCTGGACGAGGCGCGGGCGGCGGCCGCGCGCGGCGAGGTGCCGGTCGGCGCGGTGGTGGTGCGCGAGGGTGTGGTGATCGCCGCCGACGGCAACCGCACGCGCGAGCTGAACGACCCCTCCGCCCATGCCGAGATGCTGGCGATCCGCACGGCGGCGGCGGCGCTGGGCTCGGACCGGCTCACCGATTGCGATCTCTATGTGACGCTGGAGCCCTGCACCATGTGCGCGGGCGTCATCGCCTGGGCGCGGCTGCGCCGGGTCTATTACGGCGCAGCGGACCCCAAGGGCGGGGCGGTGGAGAGCGGCGTGCGCTTCTTCGCCCAGCCGAGCTGCCATCACCGGCCGGATGTCTATGGCGGCCTCGGCGAGAGCGAGGCGGCGGCCCTGCTGAAGGATTTTTTTGCCAGCCGGCGCTGACCCCGGCTTCCGGCGAAGTCGGGGTCAGTTCACCCGCGAGACGCAGAAATCCACCACGTCGACCAGCGCGCTGCGGGCAGGACCGGCCGGGAAGATGCCGAGCGCGTCCTTGGCCATGGCGCCGTAATGGCGGGCGCGCTCCACCGTGTCGGCAATGGCGCGGTGGCGGGCGAGCAGTTCGATGGCGTGGTCGAGGTCGCCATCGGCGATCTCGCCGCGCTCCAGGCAGCGGCGCCAGAAGTCCCGCTCGGTCTCGCTGCCGCGCCGGAAGGCCAGCACGATGGGCAGGGTGATCTTGCCCTCGCGGAAATCGTCGCCGACATTCTTGCCGAGCGCGGCGCCCGAGCCGCCATAATCCAGCGCGTCATCGACAAGCTGGAAGGCGATGCCGAGATTCATGCCATAGCTGCGGCAGGCGGCCTGTTCCAGCTTCGGCCGGCCGGCGAGCACCGGGCCGACTTCGCAGGCGGCGGCGAACAGCTCGGCGGTCTTGCCGCGAATGACGGCGAGATATTCGTCCTCGCTGGTCGCGGTGTTCTTGGCGGCGGCGAGCTGGGCCACCTCGCCCTCGGCGATCACCACGGCGGCGGTCGAGAGGATGTCGAGCGCGGAGAGGTTGCCGACCTCGATCATCATGCGGAAGGCCTGGCCGAGCAGGAAATCGCCCACCAGCACGCTCGCCTCATTGCCCCAGAGCATCCGGGCGGCGAGCTTGCCGCGCCGCATCTCGCTGTCGTCGACCACGTCGTCATGCAGCAGCGTCGCCGTGTGCATGAACTCGACCGAGGCGGCGAGCTTCACATCGCCCTCGCCCTGATAGCCGGAGAGATCGGCGGTCGCGAGCGTCAGCATCGGGCGCAGACGCTTGCCGCCGGAGGAGATGAGGTGCTGCGCGACCTCCGGGATCATCGTCACGTCCGAGCCGGTGCGCGAGAGGATCAGGGTGTTCACCCTGTCCATATCGGCCCGCACCAGGTTGACGATGCCCTCGATGGACGGGGCGGCGGAGACCTCGGCGGCGGGATTGAAAGGCAGGACGACGGCCACGGCGGACTTTCCGGTTGGTCGGTTATGGACGCCCATATGAAGGGCGGGCAGGTGTTCCGGCAAGTAGATGCCGACAAGTGGGCGCCGGCGGCACATTCGGCAAGCCCGCCCCGGCGACCGGGAAGGCGCGCACGCTCTGCCGGCCCCGGCATAGCGCAATTGGCGGGCGGACGGAAATACTCCGTCCGGCGCGACTGACGCAGCGTCAGGCGCCGGACACGCTTTCGTGCCACTATGGCGCCATGCGTGAACTGCTTCGGACCAACGACATCGTGCTGCTTTCCGCCGTCGAGGCGCTGCTTGACGGGGCCGGCATCGTCCATTTCGTGCTCGACCAGCATATGAGCGTGATGGAAGGCTCGATCGGCCTGCTGCCGCGCCGGCTTCTGGTCGGGGAGGACGAGATGCCGCGCGCCCGCACCTTGCTGCGCGAGGCCGGCCTCGGCGCCAAGCTGCGGGCCGAATGAGAGATGGCGGCGTGATGGACACCGACGCGGCGCCCTTTGCCGATATGCCCGCCGATCTGCGGGCGGAACTGACCGACGATGTCTTTCTCGACGGGCGGCTGCGGCTGTTGCAACCCGCGCGAGGCCACCGCGCCGGCCATGATGCGCTGCTGCTCGCCGCCAGCGCGCCGGGCGATGCCCGCATTGCGGTCGATCTCGGCGCCGGTGTCGGCACGGCGGGGCTCGCCTTGGCGGTCCGCGTGCCCGAGGTAGCGTTGACCTTGGTCGAGCTCGACCCCGCCACCGCCGCGCTTGCCCGCTGCAACGCCGCCCGGCAGGCGCCGGATCTTGCCGGGCGCGTGGGCGTCGTCGAGGCTGATGTGGCGGCGCTGGGACGGCCCGCGGGCCCGCCGCTCCCGGCAGCCGGCGCGGCCGACCTCGTGCTGATGAACCCGCCCTTCAACGACCCCACCCGCCACCGCGCCTCCCCGCATGAGCGTCGCGCGCTCGCCCACAGCGTACCGGATGCGGGGATGGAGATGTGGCTCAAGGCCGCCGCCCGGCTGCTCGCCCCGGCCGGGCGGCTGGCGCTGATCCACCGGCCGGAGGCCATCGAGGCGCTGCTGGCGGGGATGAAAGGCCGTTTCGGAGCCGTGACGATCCGCCCCGTGCATCCGCGCCCCGACGCGCCGGCGATCCGCCTGCTGATCGGGGCGATCAAGGGACGGCGCACCCCGCCGGCCTTTCTGCCGCCGCTGGTGCTGGCCGGTGATGACGGGCGCCCGAGCCTCAACGCCGAGCGCCTGCTGCGGGACGCGGGCGGGTTGTGACAGCGGCGGCGCTTGAGGCGCACCGCGTGAGGCCCCCCGCTTGAGGCTTGGCCCCTCGCACCCTATGTCAGAGGCAGATCACGACGGGTGGTGATCATCAGGGACATCATGGCCAGCTCATTTCTCGCCGACCTCCGCCGCCGCCTCGATCCCATCCTGCCCGCGCGGATGCGCGCGGGTGCCGCCATCGTTCCGGTGGTCCGGCTCTCCGGCGCCATCGGCATGGCGCGCCCGTTCAATCCCGGCCTGACCTTCGCCGGCATTTCCCGCACGCTCGACCGCGCCTTCGCGGTGAAGGGGGCCAAGGCGGTGGCGCTGGTGATCAACTCGCCGGGCGGCGCGCCGGTACAGTCGCATCTGATCTACCGGCGCATCCGCCTGCTGGCGGACGAAAAGAAGATCCCGGTCATCGCCTTCGTCGAGGATGTCGCGGCCTCCGGCGGCTACATGCTGGCCTGCGCCGCCGACGAAATCGTCGCCGATCCCTTTTCCATTGTCGGCTCGATCGGCGTGGTCAGCGCCGGCTTCGGCTTCGACCGGGTGATCGACAAGCTCGGCATCGACCGACGCGTCTACACCGCCGGCACGCGCAAGGTGATGCTCGACCCGTTCCAGCCGGAAAAGGCCGAGGATATCGAGCGGCTCAAGGCGATCCAGCAGGACATCCACGCCGCCTTCAGCGGGCTGGTGAAGCAGCGCCGGGGCGACGTGCTCACCGGCGACGACGACACGCTGTTCTCCGGCGAATTCTGGGCCGCGCCGCAGGCGCAGGAACTGGGACTGGTCGATTCCATCGGCGAGGTGCGCTCCTTCCTGCGGGCGCGCTATGGCGAGAAGGTGCTCACCCCGGTGATCGAGCCGCGCGCTGGCTTCTTCAGCCGCCGCCTGGCGGGCCTCTCCGCGCTTGGCGGGGATGCCGCCGGCGCCGCCGGGGCGGGCTTCGCCCAGTCGCTGGCCGCCCAGGCCGAGGAGCGCGCCCTGTGGGGCCGCTTCGGCCTGTGACGCCCGGCTGAGGGAGACAAACGCATGCCCCCCTTGTTCGTGCTCGCCCTCGGCGCCCTTGGCGCCGCCGCGCTGGTGAAGCGGCTCGCCGGTGAATCGCGCCGCGTCAATGCCGAGCTCGACGCGCAGCGCGCGGCGGATGCGGCGCGCGAGGCCGGCCGCGGCACGCTGCGCCGCGACCCATCCACCGGCGACTACCGCCCGCACGATTCCTGAAGCCGCCGCCCGCCGGCCGGAAAATGCCGAAATTTGGAGCTTTTCCAATTCGATAGGCTCTGCCTATCATTACCGCGAATTCACTTGGTACGCCTCCGCTTCGGCCTTATCCCGAAACGGTGGGAAAGGCGGGTGGATGCGCGATGCTTCAAAGGTCTGAAAGCGGCTGGAAGGCGGGAACGACGGTGCGGCGACGCGGGCGGTGGCGCTGGGTTGGCCTGGCCGTTCTCGTGGCGGCGTGCGCGGGCGGCTACTATTATGGCACCCGCGCCCAGGCGCCCGCCGCGCCCGAGTTCCAGACCGCCAAGGTCGAGATCGGCGACATCCAGACCAATGTCACTGCCATCGCCAATATGCAGCCCAAGACCTATGTCGATGTCGGCACGCAGGTCTCCGGCCAGCTCCGGGTGATCCATCCCGATGTCGGGGCGATCGTGAAGAAGGGCGACCTGCTCGCCGAGATCGACCCCACCGTCTACCAGACCCGCGTGAATGGCGACCGCGCCAGCCTCGACAATCTGCGCGCCCAGCTCGCCCAGGCCGAGGCGCAGCTCACGCTCGACCGGCTGCGCAACGATCGCGCCCAGGAGCTCTGGTCGAAGCAGGCCGGCAGCCGTGACGCGGCCGAGGCGGCCGAGGCCACGATGCGCATCTCCATCGCCAAGATCGACGCGCTGAAGGCGCAGATCGCCCAGACGCAGGCGACGCTCGACGGCGACCTGGCCAATCTCGGCTACACCAAGATCTACGCGCCGATGGACGGCACGGTGGTCTCGATCACCGCCCGCGAGGGCTCGACGCTCAACGCCAACCAGAGCGCGCCCATCGTGCTGCGCATCGCCGACCTGCAGACCATGACGGTGACGGCGCAGGTGGCCGAGGGCGACATTCCGAAGATCACGGTCGGCACCCCCGCCTATTTCTCGACGCTCGGCCTGCCGGACCGGCGCTGGGAGGGGGCGGTGCGGCAGATCGAGCCGACGCCGACCATCGTCAACGACGTCGTGCTCTACAATGTGCTGATCGACGTGCCCAACCCCGACCTGACGCTGATGACCAACATGACCGCGCAGGTCTTCTTCCGTCTCGGCGAGGCCAAGGGCGTGCCGCTGGTGCCGACCGCCGCCGTGCGCACCCGCCGCGACGGCACCGCGACGGTGCGCGTGATGACCCCGCAGGGGCCGCAGGAGCGCAACATCAAGATCGGCATCGCCAACCGCGCCATGACGCAGGTGATCGAGGGGCTGTCGCCCGGCGATACGGTCGTCACCGGCGCCGGCGCCCCCGGCGCGCGTCCGGGCGGACCGGGCGGCCAGCGCCCGCCCGCCATGCCGCCGCGCCTCGGCTGAGGAGGGCGGCATGAGCGAGGATGTGCCGGGAGAGATGAGCGGCGGGACCGAGGATCTGGCGCTGCGGCTCGACGCGCTGCCGGCCCCGGAGGCCGGGCAGGCAGTGCCGCTGCGCCCGATCATCGAACTGACCGATGTCAGCCGCATCTACCCGAATGGCGAGACAGTCGTGCGCGCGCTCGACCGCGTGTCGCTCGCCATCCATCCCGGCGAGTTCGTCGCCATCATGGGTCAGTCCGGCTCGGGCAAATCGACGCTGATGAACATTGTCGGCTGCCTCGACCGCCCCTCCGCCGGCGCCTACCGGGTGGACGGCGTCGATGTCGCGGAGCTCGATCCCGACCAGCTCGCGGCGCTGCGCTGCTCGACCTTCGGCTTCGTGTTCCAGCGCTACAATCTGCTGCCGACGCTGACGGCGGCGGAAAATGTCGAAATTCCTGCCATCTATGCCGGCACGCCACAGGAGCGGCGGACCTCGCGGGCGCATGAACTGCTCGACCGCCTCGGCCTTGGCGATCGCGCCGAGCACCGCCCGAACCAGCTCTCCGGCGGCCAGCAGCAGCGGGTCTCCATCGCCCGCGCGCTGATGAACGCCGCGCCGGTCATCCTCGCCGACGAGCCGACCGGCGCGCTCGATTCGCGCAGCGGCGAGGATGTGCTGGCCCTGCTCACCGAGCTGAACGCGGAAGGCCACACGGTCATCCTCATCACCCACGATCCCGATGTCGCCGCGCACGCCCGGCGCGTCGTGCGCTTTCAAGACGGCCACATCGTCTCCGACGAGCGGCGCGAGCCGGAACCCGCCCGCACGCCGCTGCCGGGAACGCGCGCCAGCAGCGGCGGCGGTTTTGCCCGCTTCGTGCCGGATCTGGCGGAAGCCGTGCGCATGGCCTTCGCCTCCATGGCGGCCAACGTGTTCCGCACGGCGCTGACGCTGCTCGGCATCGTCATCGGCGTTGCCTCGGTCATCACCATGCTGGCGGTGGGCGATGGCGGCAAGCAGAGCGTGCTGGAGCGCATTTCGCAGATCGGCACCAATCTGCTGATCGTGCGGCCGGGGGCGGCGGGCATCCGCACCAGCGGCGACAACGCGACGCTTCTGCCGGAGGATGCGGACGCGTTGCGGGTCATTCCCGGCATCAGCGCCGTCGCGCCCGAGCGCACCGGCCGCTACACGATGCGCTTCGGATCGGCCGATTATTACACCTCGGTCACCGCCACCAGCGCCGACTATCTCGACGCCCGCGACTGGGCGCTGGCGCGCGGGGTGATGTTCACCGCCGCCGATGTGCGCGCCTATGCGCCGGTGATCGTGCTCGGCCAGACCGTCGTTACCAACCTGTTCGGCGAGGATGATCCGCTCGGGCGCTATGTGCTGGTGAAGAACGTGCCCTATGAGGTGATCGGCGTGCTCGCCCCGCGCGGCGCCAATGCCTTTGGCCAGGATCAGGACGATGTGGCGCTGGTGCCGATCTCCACCGGCTTCGTGCGGGTGTTCGGCCGGCGCTTCGTCAACTCCATCACGGTGAAGGTGGAGAAGGCCGAGGAGATCCCGCAGGTCGAACAGGCCATCACCCGCCTCATCACCGATCGCCATCAGGTCGAGGATTTCCAGGTGCGCAACACGGCGCAGTTCCTCGAGACGGCGCTGGAGACGCAGAACACCCTCACCCTCGTGCTCGGCTGCGTCGCCGCCATCTCGCTGCTGGTGGCGGGCATCGGCGTGATGAACATCATGCTGGTGAGCGTGACCGAGCGCACCCGCGAGATCGGCATCCGCATGGCGACCGGCGCGCGCATGAGCAACATCATGCTGCAGTTCAACACCGAGGCGCTGGTGGTGTGCGGCGTCGGTGGGGCGGTGGGCGTCGGGCTCGGCATCGGCGTGGCGCTGCTGCTGGAATATCTCGGCGTCACCATCGTGCTGTCGCTGCTGCCGCCGGTGCTGGCCTTTGGCTGCGCCTTCCTCACCGGGCTGATCTTCGGCTACCTCCCCGCCCGCAAGGCGGCGGGCATGGACCCGGTGGTGGCACTCGCCTACGAGTGAACGGCGAACCTGCCGCGTCATCCCCGGGCTCGGCCCGGGGATACACGACTTTTAGCGCGCGGGGCCATGAGACGTGGATGGCCGGGCCAAGCCCGGCCATGACGGCGTTTGGCCAATGCCCGCCACACGAACCCTTGCCCCCCGCCGCCTGAACGTTTAGGCGAAGCGCAAGGTCGGGGTGCTGGAGGCTTGCCGCATGAATGTTCTACTGCTCGGTTCGGGTGGCCGCGAACACGCGCTCGCCTGGAAGCTGGCGCAGAGCCCGCTGCTCGGCCGGCTCTTTGCGGTGCCGGGCAATCCGGGCATTGCCGGGCATGCGACCTGCATCGACCTTCCGCTCGACGACCATGACGCCCTCGTCACCCTGTGCGGCGCGGAGAAGATCGACCTTGTGGTGGTCGGCCCCGAGGCGCCGCTGGTGGACGGCATCGCCGACCGGCTGATCGCGGAAGGGCTTCCGGTCTTCGGCCCGCGCCGGGTCGCCGCGCAGCTTGAGGGCTCGAAGCTCTTCACCAAGGAACTGTGCAAGGCGCACAACATCCCGACCGCGGCCTTCGGCCGCTTCACCGAGGTGGAGGATGCCCGCGCCTTCATCCGCGCCCAGGGCGCCCCCA carries:
- a CDS encoding polyprenyl synthetase family protein — translated: MAVVLPFNPAAEVSAAPSIEGIVNLVRADMDRVNTLILSRTGSDVTMIPEVAQHLISSGGKRLRPMLTLATADLSGYQGEGDVKLAASVEFMHTATLLHDDVVDDSEMRRGKLAARMLWGNEASVLVGDFLLGQAFRMMIEVGNLSALDILSTAAVVIAEGEVAQLAAAKNTATSEDEYLAVIRGKTAELFAAACEVGPVLAGRPKLEQAACRSYGMNLGIAFQLVDDALDYGGSGAALGKNVGDDFREGKITLPIVLAFRRGSETERDFWRRCLERGEIADGDLDHAIELLARHRAIADTVERARHYGAMAKDALGIFPAGPARSALVDVVDFCVSRVN
- a CDS encoding DUF2007 domain-containing protein; its protein translation is MRELLRTNDIVLLSAVEALLDGAGIVHFVLDQHMSVMEGSIGLLPRRLLVGEDEMPRARTLLREAGLGAKLRAE
- a CDS encoding tRNA1(Val) (adenine(37)-N6)-methyltransferase is translated as MDTDAAPFADMPADLRAELTDDVFLDGRLRLLQPARGHRAGHDALLLAASAPGDARIAVDLGAGVGTAGLALAVRVPEVALTLVELDPATAALARCNAARQAPDLAGRVGVVEADVAALGRPAGPPLPAAGAADLVLMNPPFNDPTRHRASPHERRALAHSVPDAGMEMWLKAAARLLAPAGRLALIHRPEAIEALLAGMKGRFGAVTIRPVHPRPDAPAIRLLIGAIKGRRTPPAFLPPLVLAGDDGRPSLNAERLLRDAGGL
- a CDS encoding S49 family peptidase codes for the protein MASSFLADLRRRLDPILPARMRAGAAIVPVVRLSGAIGMARPFNPGLTFAGISRTLDRAFAVKGAKAVALVINSPGGAPVQSHLIYRRIRLLADEKKIPVIAFVEDVAASGGYMLACAADEIVADPFSIVGSIGVVSAGFGFDRVIDKLGIDRRVYTAGTRKVMLDPFQPEKAEDIERLKAIQQDIHAAFSGLVKQRRGDVLTGDDDTLFSGEFWAAPQAQELGLVDSIGEVRSFLRARYGEKVLTPVIEPRAGFFSRRLAGLSALGGDAAGAAGAGFAQSLAAQAEERALWGRFGL
- a CDS encoding efflux RND transporter periplasmic adaptor subunit, translated to MLQRSESGWKAGTTVRRRGRWRWVGLAVLVAACAGGYYYGTRAQAPAAPEFQTAKVEIGDIQTNVTAIANMQPKTYVDVGTQVSGQLRVIHPDVGAIVKKGDLLAEIDPTVYQTRVNGDRASLDNLRAQLAQAEAQLTLDRLRNDRAQELWSKQAGSRDAAEAAEATMRISIAKIDALKAQIAQTQATLDGDLANLGYTKIYAPMDGTVVSITAREGSTLNANQSAPIVLRIADLQTMTVTAQVAEGDIPKITVGTPAYFSTLGLPDRRWEGAVRQIEPTPTIVNDVVLYNVLIDVPNPDLTLMTNMTAQVFFRLGEAKGVPLVPTAAVRTRRDGTATVRVMTPQGPQERNIKIGIANRAMTQVIEGLSPGDTVVTGAGAPGARPGGPGGQRPPAMPPRLG
- a CDS encoding MacB family efflux pump subunit, which encodes MRPIIELTDVSRIYPNGETVVRALDRVSLAIHPGEFVAIMGQSGSGKSTLMNIVGCLDRPSAGAYRVDGVDVAELDPDQLAALRCSTFGFVFQRYNLLPTLTAAENVEIPAIYAGTPQERRTSRAHELLDRLGLGDRAEHRPNQLSGGQQQRVSIARALMNAAPVILADEPTGALDSRSGEDVLALLTELNAEGHTVILITHDPDVAAHARRVVRFQDGHIVSDERREPEPARTPLPGTRASSGGGFARFVPDLAEAVRMAFASMAANVFRTALTLLGIVIGVASVITMLAVGDGGKQSVLERISQIGTNLLIVRPGAAGIRTSGDNATLLPEDADALRVIPGISAVAPERTGRYTMRFGSADYYTSVTATSADYLDARDWALARGVMFTAADVRAYAPVIVLGQTVVTNLFGEDDPLGRYVLVKNVPYEVIGVLAPRGANAFGQDQDDVALVPISTGFVRVFGRRFVNSITVKVEKAEEIPQVEQAITRLITDRHQVEDFQVRNTAQFLETALETQNTLTLVLGCVAAISLLVAGIGVMNIMLVSVTERTREIGIRMATGARMSNIMLQFNTEALVVCGVGGAVGVGLGIGVALLLEYLGVTIVLSLLPPVLAFGCAFLTGLIFGYLPARKAAGMDPVVALAYE